The following are from one region of the Diceros bicornis minor isolate mBicDic1 chromosome 37, mDicBic1.mat.cur, whole genome shotgun sequence genome:
- the LOC131399290 gene encoding olfactory receptor 6F1: protein MGTKNETLPKDFLLLGFPGSLVLQLFLFMLFLVMYILTVSGNMAILVLVSTSRQLQTPMYFFLSNFSFLEICYTTAAVPKTLAILLGGSQIISFTSCLLQMYFVFSLGCTEYFLLAAMAYDRYLAICYPLHYGVIMSSLLSAQLAMGSWLCGFLAIAVPTALISNLTFCGPHTINHFFCDIAPWIALACTSTRTVELTAFVIAFVVILSSCLITLVSYIYIIITILRIPSASGRSKAFSTCSSHLTVVLIWYGSTIFLHVRTSIKEALDLTKAVHVLNTVLTPVLNPFIYTLRNKEVRETLLKKWKGK, encoded by the coding sequence ATGGGCACAAAGAATGAAACTCTCCCCAAGGATTTTCTCCTTCTGGGCTTTCCTGGGTCCCTGGTCCTCCAGCTCTTTCTTTTCATGCTTTTTCTGGTGATGTACATCCTCACAGTTAGTGGTAACATGGCTATCTTGGTGTTGGTGAGTACCTCCCGCCAGCTACAAACACCCATGTATTTCTTTCTGAGCAACTTCTCTTTCCTGGAGATTTGCTACACCACAGCTGCAGTCCCCAAAACCCTGGCCATTCTACTTGGGGGAAGCCAAATCATATCATTTACCAGCTGCCTTTTGCAAATGTACTTTGTTTTCTCACTGGGCTGCACAGAGTACTTTCTCCTGGCAGCCATGGCTTATGACCGCTATCTGGCCATTTGCTATCCTCTCCACTATGGAGTAATCATGAGCAGCCTGCTCTCAGCACAGCTGGCCATGGGCTCCTGGCTCTGTGGTTTCCTGGCCATTGCAGTTCCCACAGCCCTCATCAGCAACCTGACCTTCTGTGGCCCCCACACCATCAACCACTTCTTCTGTGACATTGCACCTTGGATTGCCCTGGCCTGCACCAGCACAAGGACAGTGGAACTCACGGCCTTTGTGATTGCTTTTGTGGTCATCCTCAGTTCATGTCTCATCACCCTGGTCTCCTACATCTACATCATCATCACTATCCTCAGGATCCCCTCAGCCAGTGGTAGGAGCAAAGCCTTCTCCACATGCTCTTCACATCTCACTGTAGTGCTCATCTGGTATGGGTCTACGATCTTCCTTCATGTTCGCACTTCCATCAAAGAGGCCTTGGATCTGACCAAAGCTGTTCATGTCCTGAATACTGTGTTGACTCCAGTTCTAAACCCTTTCATCTACACTCTCCGAAACAAGGAAGTAAGAGAAACTCTGCTGAAGAAGTGGAAGGGAAAATAA